CGCCTGGGTCCGGTAGCCCGGCGGGTCGGCGTACCCCTCATAGATGTGCAGGCAGTTGTCATAAAAGTACTTGGCGTGCTCGTAGTAGTCGGCCTCGGCCTGGGCGTCGCTCTCCGACACGGCGACCAGTTGCAGGAAGCCGGCCCGGTACGGGTTCGGCTCGATGCCCAGCCGCGCGACCGTCTCCCAGTACCCGTCGAGCAGCGACTTGCCGCGCTTGTACCCGCTGTAGCTCAGGTAGCAGTAGACGTGGTTCCGCTTCGCGACCCACTCCCAGGTCTCGATGCTGCCGCCGCCAGGCACCCAGACCGGCGGGTGCGGCTGCTGGACCGGGCGCGGCCAGATGTTGACGTAGCGGAGCTGGGTGTACTTCCCGTTGAACGTGAACGGCTCCGGGCGCGTCCACGCCTGCATGATCAGCTCGTACCCCTCGTCGTACTTCTCGCGGAGCGTGGCCGGGACCTGTCCGTAGCCGAAACAGGTGTCCATCGGCGTGCCGACCGGGAAGCCGGCCACCAGCCGGCCGCCACTCATGCAGTCAAGCATCGCGAACTCTTCGGCGATGCGGACCGGCGGGTTGTACAGGGCGATGCTGTTGCCGAGCACCACGATAGCCGCATTCTGGGTCCGACGGGTCAGCGCGGCGGCCATCAGGTTCGGCGAGGGCATCAGGCCATAGGCGTTCTGATGGTGCTCGTTGACGCAGATGCCGTCGAAGCCGACCTGATCGGCCAGCTCAAGCTCGTCGAGGAAGTCGTTGTAGTGGTGGTTCGCCTGGAC
This genomic stretch from Chloroflexota bacterium harbors:
- a CDS encoding LLM class flavin-dependent oxidoreductase — protein: MKLHWFHLAPWQHLPKDFNETYRSVWVDVPSHLFNPVQANHHYNDFLDELELADQVGFDGICVNEHHQNAYGLMPSPNLMAAALTRRTQNAAIVVLGNSIALYNPPVRIAEEFAMLDCMSGGRLVAGFPVGTPMDTCFGYGQVPATLREKYDEGYELIMQAWTRPEPFTFNGKYTQLRYVNIWPRPVQQPHPPVWVPGGGSIETWEWVAKRNHVYCYLSYSGYKRGKSLLDGYWETVARLGIEPNPYRAGFLQLVAVSESDAQAEADYYEHAKYFYDNCLHIYEGYADPPGYRTQATLSKGLVSQHGKAATQARKNLTWKDLVEGGYVVAGSPESVRQQLTDVAKTLRVGHLMTLLQFGSMPKHLANKNTELFGREVLPHLQTLWSEWEDHWYPKMIPTTDRAQPAPLPTATNGPANGGAGTTGHQTNGHATTSGAQTGGVR